One part of the Streptococcus sp. oral taxon 431 genome encodes these proteins:
- a CDS encoding peptide deformylase yields MEKKIVKDMMFLSQISQPAGQEDLPIAKDLQDTLLANRETCVGLAANMIGVQKRVIIFNIGMIPMVMFNPVLQSFEGPYETEEGCLSLTGVRPTTRYEKITVSYRDIHWQEQTITLTGFPAQICQHELDHLEGIII; encoded by the coding sequence TTGGAAAAGAAAATTGTAAAAGATATGATGTTTTTATCGCAGATATCCCAGCCTGCTGGTCAGGAAGATTTACCCATAGCAAAGGATTTGCAGGACACCCTATTGGCTAACCGAGAAACCTGTGTTGGACTAGCGGCCAATATGATTGGGGTACAAAAACGCGTCATTATTTTTAATATCGGCATGATTCCCATGGTTATGTTTAATCCAGTTCTTCAATCCTTTGAAGGGCCATATGAAACGGAGGAAGGATGTTTGTCTTTGACAGGTGTCAGACCGACAACTCGGTATGAGAAGATTACAGTAAGCTACAGAGATATCCATTGGCAAGAGCAAACCATTACCCTGACAGGATTTCCTGCTCAGATTTGTCAGCATGAATTGGATCATTTGGAAGGGATTATCATATAG
- the thrB gene encoding homoserine kinase: MKIIVPATSANVGPGFDSVGVAVTKYLEIQVCEEREEWMIEHQLGKWIPRDERNLLLKIALQIVPDLQPRRLKMISDIPLARGLGSSSSVIVAGIELANQLGNLKLTDHDKLQLATKIEGHPDNVAPAIYGNLVIASSVEGQVSAVVAPFPECAFLAYIPNYELRTRDSRGVLPKKLSYKEAVAASSIANVAIAALLTGDMVKAGQAIESDLFHERYRQELVREFATIKKVAKRNGAYATYLSGAGPTVMVLAEPDKMPKIKAELEKQPFKGKLHDLQVDTQGVRVEAK, translated from the coding sequence ATGAAGATTATTGTACCTGCTACAAGTGCCAATGTGGGTCCTGGTTTTGACTCTGTTGGTGTAGCTGTAACCAAGTATCTAGAAATTCAGGTTTGTGAGGAACGTGAAGAATGGATGATTGAGCATCAACTAGGCAAATGGATTCCACGTGATGAACGTAATCTTTTGCTGAAGATTGCTTTACAAATTGTTCCAGACCTACAACCAAGACGTCTGAAAATGATCAGTGATATTCCACTTGCGCGTGGACTTGGTTCTTCTAGTTCAGTCATCGTTGCAGGAATTGAGTTGGCAAATCAATTAGGGAACCTAAAATTAACGGATCACGATAAGTTGCAATTGGCGACTAAGATTGAAGGACATCCTGATAATGTTGCACCTGCTATCTATGGAAATCTAGTCATTGCAAGCTCAGTCGAGGGTCAGGTTTCAGCAGTAGTGGCACCTTTTCCAGAGTGTGCCTTTCTAGCCTACATTCCAAATTATGAATTGCGTACTCGAGATAGTCGTGGTGTCTTGCCTAAGAAACTTTCTTATAAAGAAGCTGTTGCAGCAAGTTCTATCGCCAATGTAGCGATTGCAGCCTTGCTGACTGGAGACATGGTCAAAGCAGGACAAGCTATTGAGAGTGATCTCTTCCATGAGCGTTACCGTCAAGAACTGGTGAGAGAATTTGCGACGATCAAGAAAGTTGCTAAGAGAAACGGTGCTTATGCGACCTACTTGTCTGGTGCTGGGCCTACTGTCATGGTTCTAGCTGAGCCTGATAAGATGCCTAAAATTAAGGCTGAGCTTGAAAAGCAACCGTTCAAAGGCAAACTTCATGATTTGCAAGTAGATACACAAGGCGTTCGCGTCGAAGCAAAATAA
- a CDS encoding TRZ/ATZ family protein yields MKVFQHVNIVTCDQDFHVYLDGILALENSQIVYVGQENQEILKQAEQIIDYQGAWIMPGLVNCHTHSAMTGLRGIRDDSNLHEWLEDYIWPAEAEFTPEMTTKAVKEALTEMLQSGTTTFNDMYNPNGVEIEKIYEAIKASKMRCYFSPTLFSSDMETTDETIAKTRAVIETIKGYQDPNFKVMVAPHSPYSCSRELLEASLNLAKKEDIPLHIHVAETKEESGIILKHYGKRPIAFLDELGYLDHQAVFAHGVELNEAEITRLADSQVAIAHNPISNLKLASGIAAIVQLQMAGVAVGIATDSVASNNNLDMFEEGRTAALLQKMKSGDASQFPIETALKALTIEGAKVLGMEDEIGSLEVGKQADFLVIQPQGKIHLQPQENMLSHLVYAVKSSDVDDVYIAGEQVVRAGQVLTVDL; encoded by the coding sequence ATGAAAGTCTTTCAGCATGTAAATATCGTGACTTGTGACCAAGATTTCCACGTCTATTTGGATGGTATCTTGGCTCTTGAAAATTCTCAAATCGTCTATGTTGGTCAGGAAAATCAAGAAATTCTCAAGCAAGCAGAACAAATCATAGATTATCAGGGTGCTTGGATCATGCCTGGTTTGGTTAACTGCCATACTCACTCTGCCATGACAGGCTTGAGAGGGATTCGTGACGATAGCAATCTCCACGAATGGCTAGAGGATTATATCTGGCCGGCAGAAGCAGAGTTCACACCAGAGATGACCACAAAGGCTGTCAAAGAGGCTCTGACAGAGATGCTCCAATCAGGAACGACAACTTTCAATGATATGTATAATCCCAATGGAGTAGAGATAGAGAAGATTTATGAAGCGATCAAGGCGTCTAAGATGCGTTGCTATTTTTCTCCGACTCTCTTTTCTTCAGACATGGAGACGACTGATGAGACTATAGCCAAAACTCGAGCTGTTATCGAGACAATCAAAGGCTATCAAGACCCAAATTTTAAGGTTATGGTGGCTCCTCATTCACCCTACAGTTGTAGTCGAGAATTGTTAGAGGCTAGCTTGAACCTAGCAAAAAAAGAAGATATTCCACTTCATATCCACGTTGCAGAAACAAAAGAAGAGTCAGGGATTATCCTGAAGCATTATGGTAAACGTCCAATAGCCTTCCTAGATGAGCTTGGCTATTTAGACCATCAAGCTGTCTTTGCCCATGGTGTGGAGCTAAATGAAGCAGAAATTACCCGTTTGGCAGATTCGCAAGTCGCTATCGCCCACAATCCTATCAGCAATCTCAAACTAGCCTCAGGAATTGCAGCAATCGTCCAACTTCAAATGGCAGGAGTAGCAGTTGGTATTGCGACTGACTCAGTTGCTTCTAACAATAACCTCGATATGTTTGAGGAAGGACGCACGGCAGCCCTTTTACAGAAAATGAAGAGTGGTGATGCCAGCCAATTTCCAATCGAAACTGCCCTCAAGGCCCTGACCATTGAAGGAGCTAAGGTGTTGGGAATGGAAGATGAGATTGGTAGTCTAGAAGTTGGCAAGCAAGCAGATTTTCTCGTCATCCAGCCCCAAGGAAAAATCCATCTCCAACCTCAAGAAAACATGCTTTCTCACTTAGTTTATGCTGTCAAATCGAGTGATGTTGATGATGTCTACATTGCAGGTGAGCAAGTCGTGAGAGCTGGGCAGGTACTAACAGTAGATTTGTAA
- a CDS encoding homoserine dehydrogenase: protein MSVKIALLGFGTVASGVPFLLKENGEKIVQAAHSEIEVAKVLVKDDEEKARLLEAGNDFNFVTNIDEILSDKDIAIVVELMGRIEPAKTFITRALEAGKHVVTANKDLLAVHGAELLEIAKAHNVALYYEAAVAGGIPILRTLVNSLASDKITRVLGVVNGTSNFMMTKMVEEGWSYEDALAEAQRLGFAESDPTNDVDGIDAAYKMVILSQFAFGMNVKFEDVAHQGIRNITPEDVAVAQDLGYVVKLVGSIEETASGIAAEVTPTFLPKAHPLASVNGVMNAVFVESIGIGESMYYGPGAGQKPTATSVVADIARIVRRLNDGTIGKAFNEYHRDLVLAQPEDVKANYYFSILAPDSKGQVLKLAELFNAEDISFKQILQDGKQEGKARVVIISHKINKAQLENITDSLKGVAEFELLNTFKVLGD, encoded by the coding sequence ATGTCAGTTAAAATTGCTTTACTTGGATTTGGTACAGTAGCCAGTGGCGTACCATTCTTGCTAAAGGAAAATGGAGAAAAAATTGTTCAAGCAGCACATTCAGAAATTGAAGTAGCCAAAGTTTTGGTCAAAGACGATGAAGAGAAAGCACGCTTGCTTGAAGCAGGAAATGATTTTAATTTTGTAACAAATATTGACGAAATTTTGTCAGATAAAGACATCGCGATTGTTGTTGAGTTGATGGGACGTATCGAACCGGCAAAAACATTTATCACTCGTGCCTTAGAAGCAGGGAAACATGTCGTTACAGCCAACAAGGACCTTTTGGCTGTTCATGGTGCAGAATTGCTTGAGATTGCCAAAGCTCATAATGTTGCTCTTTATTATGAAGCAGCTGTTGCGGGAGGAATTCCAATCCTTCGTACCTTGGTTAACTCACTAGCATCAGACAAAATCACTCGTGTTCTTGGTGTTGTCAATGGAACATCTAACTTCATGATGACCAAAATGGTAGAAGAAGGCTGGTCTTATGAAGATGCTTTGGCAGAAGCCCAACGACTTGGTTTTGCTGAAAGCGACCCTACCAATGACGTTGATGGGATTGATGCAGCTTACAAGATGGTCATCCTCAGTCAGTTCGCCTTTGGGATGAATGTCAAGTTTGAAGATGTTGCCCATCAAGGAATCCGCAATATCACTCCAGAAGATGTGGCAGTTGCCCAAGATCTTGGGTACGTGGTTAAATTAGTAGGTTCTATCGAAGAAACAGCTTCTGGAATTGCTGCTGAGGTTACTCCAACCTTCCTTCCTAAAGCTCATCCACTTGCAAGTGTTAACGGTGTTATGAATGCGGTCTTTGTGGAATCTATCGGTATCGGCGAGTCTATGTACTATGGACCAGGTGCAGGTCAAAAACCAACTGCAACAAGTGTTGTAGCTGATATTGCTCGTATCGTTCGTCGTTTGAATGACGGCACCATTGGCAAAGCCTTTAACGAATACCATCGTGACCTTGTTTTGGCTCAGCCAGAAGATGTCAAAGCCAACTACTATTTCTCAATCCTGGCTCCAGATTCAAAAGGGCAAGTCTTGAAATTGGCAGAGCTCTTTAATGCGGAAGATATTTCCTTCAAGCAAATCCTTCAAGATGGTAAGCAAGAAGGCAAGGCTCGTGTTGTCATCATCAGCCATAAGATCAACAAGGCGCAACTTGAAAATATTACAGACTCTTTGAAGGGTGTAGCTGAATTTGAACTTCTCAATACCTTCAAGGTTTTAGGAGACTAA
- a CDS encoding ABC transporter ATP-binding protein, with product MKQLLSYFKPYLKESFLAPLFKLLEAVFELLVPMVIAGIVDQSIPQKDQGHLWMQMGLLFVFAVIGVLVALVAQFYSAKAAVGFAKELTNDLYRHILSLPKDSRDRLTTSSLVTRLTSDTYQIQTGINQFLRLFLRAPIIVFGAIFMAYRLSPELTFWFLVMVAILTLVIVVLSRLVNPLYSSLRKKTDQLVQETRQQIQGMRVIRAFGQEKREIEHFQVLNQVYMAIQMKTGYWSSLLTPLTYLIVNGTLLVIIWNGYISIQGGWFSQGALIALINYLLQILVELIKLAMLINSLNQSYISAKRIEEVFTEEPEDIHSEIQAGKVSGNRVLHVHHLSFTYPDAAQPSLRDISFDMQQGEILGIIGGTGSGKSTLVQVLLGLYPVDKGSISLYRDGRSPRDLSEWRSWMAYVPQKVELFKGTIRSNLILGMEELVSDQELWQALEIAQAKDFVSEKEGHLDAEVQAGGRNFSGGQKQRLSIARAVLHQAPFLILDDATSALDTITESSLLKAIQENLPNTSLILISQRTSTLKIADQILLLEKGEQLALRNHEELMETSQVYREINASQHGKED from the coding sequence ATGAAACAATTACTTTCTTACTTTAAACCCTACCTCAAGGAGTCTTTCCTAGCACCCTTGTTTAAGCTGCTAGAAGCTGTTTTTGAACTCTTGGTTCCCATGGTGATAGCAGGTATTGTTGACCAATCTATCCCTCAAAAAGATCAGGGCCATCTGTGGATGCAAATGGGACTCCTCTTTGTGTTTGCAGTTATCGGTGTTCTGGTAGCTTTGGTTGCTCAGTTTTACTCAGCCAAGGCAGCAGTAGGATTTGCCAAGGAGTTGACCAATGACCTCTATCGTCATATTCTCTCCTTGCCCAAGGATAGTAGAGACCGTTTGACGACTTCGAGTTTGGTGACGCGTTTGACTTCAGATACCTATCAGATTCAGACAGGGATTAATCAATTCTTACGCCTCTTTTTAAGAGCGCCTATTATTGTTTTTGGTGCCATTTTCATGGCTTATCGCCTCTCGCCTGAATTGACCTTCTGGTTCTTGGTCATGGTTGCCATTTTGACCCTTGTCATTGTCGTTTTATCACGCTTGGTCAATCCTCTCTACAGTAGTTTGAGAAAGAAAACTGACCAGCTGGTTCAGGAAACGCGCCAACAGATACAAGGTATGCGTGTGATTCGTGCTTTTGGCCAAGAAAAACGAGAAATCGAACATTTTCAAGTACTAAACCAAGTCTATATGGCTATCCAAATGAAAACAGGCTACTGGTCTAGTCTCTTGACCCCCTTGACCTATTTGATCGTCAACGGAACTTTGCTGGTGATTATCTGGAATGGCTATATTTCTATCCAGGGAGGCTGGTTCAGTCAGGGTGCCTTGATTGCCCTAATCAACTATCTCTTACAGATCTTGGTAGAGTTGATTAAACTAGCCATGCTCATTAATTCACTCAACCAGTCCTATATATCAGCTAAGCGTATTGAGGAAGTCTTCACTGAAGAACCTGAAGATATTCATTCTGAGATTCAGGCGGGGAAGGTGTCTGGGAATCGAGTTTTACATGTTCATCACTTGAGCTTTACCTACCCAGATGCTGCCCAACCTTCTCTCAGAGATATTTCTTTTGATATGCAACAAGGGGAGATTCTTGGGATCATCGGAGGGACTGGTTCTGGTAAGTCAACCTTAGTGCAGGTCCTACTTGGCCTCTATCCGGTAGATAAGGGAAGCATTTCCCTTTATCGAGATGGACGTAGTCCTCGCGATCTTTCTGAATGGCGTTCTTGGATGGCCTATGTCCCTCAAAAGGTTGAACTTTTTAAAGGGACGATTCGTTCCAATTTGATTTTGGGTATGGAAGAGCTTGTCTCTGACCAAGAACTCTGGCAGGCTTTGGAAATTGCTCAGGCCAAGGACTTTGTCAGTGAAAAAGAAGGTCATCTGGATGCAGAAGTCCAAGCAGGCGGTCGTAATTTCTCAGGTGGGCAAAAGCAACGTTTATCTATTGCCCGAGCAGTCTTGCATCAAGCACCATTTCTCATCTTGGATGATGCGACTTCAGCCCTTGATACCATCACCGAGTCCAGTCTTCTAAAGGCCATTCAGGAGAACTTGCCAAATACGAGCTTAATCTTGATTTCCCAACGGACTTCAACCTTGAAGATTGCTGATCAAATTCTTCTTTTAGAGAAAGGGGAGCAATTAGCACTTAGAAATCATGAGGAATTGATGGAGACTAGCCAAGTCTATCGTGAAATCAATGCATCCCAACATGGAAAGGAGGACTAG
- the yaaA gene encoding peroxide stress protein YaaA, which translates to MKILIPTAKEMNTNVPSFEANPLRPESQAVVDALATYSAQELENFYKISAEKAQEEYEHIQALKNGTATNYPALHLFDGLMYRNIKRDNLTKAEQAYLEKHLMITSALYGVIPAFEPIAPHRLDFLMKLKIAGKSLKSHWHSAYEESVKGEELIFSLLSSEFETVFPKDIREKMVTFKFMEDRDGKLKVHSTISKKARGAFLTALMENQVTSVEDIKKLSFAGFTYRDDLSSDKEMVFVK; encoded by the coding sequence ATGAAAATTCTAATCCCAACTGCAAAAGAAATGAATACAAATGTTCCTAGTTTTGAAGCAAATCCCTTGCGTCCTGAAAGTCAGGCTGTAGTGGATGCATTAGCGACATATTCTGCCCAAGAGCTGGAGAACTTTTACAAAATATCTGCCGAAAAAGCGCAAGAGGAGTATGAACATATCCAGGCCTTGAAAAATGGAACTGCGACAAACTATCCAGCCTTGCACCTCTTTGATGGGCTCATGTATCGCAACATCAAACGGGACAATCTAACCAAGGCTGAACAAGCCTATCTGGAGAAACACCTCATGATAACGTCAGCTCTCTATGGTGTGATTCCAGCCTTTGAACCGATTGCGCCTCACAGACTGGACTTTTTGATGAAGCTTAAAATTGCTGGGAAAAGCCTGAAAAGTCACTGGCATTCAGCTTATGAAGAGTCGGTGAAGGGTGAAGAACTAATCTTTTCACTCTTGTCTTCGGAATTTGAAACTGTCTTTCCAAAAGATATCCGTGAAAAAATGGTGACCTTTAAGTTTATGGAAGACAGAGATGGAAAACTTAAAGTCCACTCAACCATTTCAAAAAAAGCCCGAGGAGCCTTTTTAACAGCCCTGATGGAAAATCAAGTAACCTCGGTAGAAGATATTAAAAAGCTCAGTTTTGCAGGTTTTACCTATCGAGACGACCTGTCGAGTGACAAGGAAATGGTCTTTGTGAAATAG
- a CDS encoding DUF3953 domain-containing protein, which yields MGFYLMIGSMLLGLFALKIGFSHLKEKKVTLSSILTSCLGTALVLFAIWLGLPK from the coding sequence ATGGGATTTTATCTGATGATTGGTTCGATGTTGCTTGGTCTTTTCGCTTTGAAGATAGGATTTTCTCATCTAAAGGAGAAAAAGGTTACTCTTTCATCTATCTTGACAAGCTGCCTTGGGACAGCACTAGTTCTCTTTGCAATCTGGTTAGGATTGCCAAAATAA
- a CDS encoding ABC transporter ATP-binding protein: MKGKHASQTLKRLAKDLAGHPVLLFLAFLGTIAQVALSIYLPILIGQVIDQVLVDGSSQLFWQIFLQMTLVVIGNTLVQWANPLLYNRLIFSYTRDLREKIIEKLHRLPIALVDRQGSGEMVSRVTTDIEQLAAGLNMIFNQFFIGVLMILVSILAMLQIHLLMTLLVLLLTPLSMVISRFIAKKSYHLFQKQTETRGIQTQLIEESLTQQNIIQSFNAQEEFIERLHEANDNYAGYSQSAIFYSSTVNPSTRFVNALIYALLAGVGALRIMAGSTLTVGRLVTFLNYVQQYTKPFNDISSVLAELQSALACAERVYAVLESLEITETGQEELTSEQVKGAISFKHVSFGYNPEKILIKDLSIDIPVGSKVAIVGPTGAGKSTLINLLMRFYPINSGDILLDGHSIYDYTRASLRQQFGMVLQETWLKQGTIHDNIAFGNPDASREQVIAAAKAANADFFIQQLPQGYDTKLENAGESLSVGQAQLLTIARVFLAIPKILILDEATSSIDTRTEVLVQDAFAKLMKGRTSFIIAHRLSTIQDADLILVLVDGDIVEYGNHEELMTRKGKYYQMQQAAAFSPE, from the coding sequence ATGAAAGGCAAACATGCAAGTCAAACCCTTAAACGATTAGCAAAAGATTTAGCTGGCCATCCCGTCCTTCTTTTCCTGGCTTTCTTGGGTACTATTGCTCAGGTAGCCCTATCAATCTATCTACCAATCTTGATAGGACAGGTGATTGATCAAGTCCTAGTCGATGGTTCATCCCAGCTATTTTGGCAGATTTTCCTCCAGATGACTTTGGTGGTCATAGGAAATACGCTGGTACAATGGGCCAATCCCCTCCTATACAACCGCCTCATTTTCTCCTATACCAGAGATTTACGCGAAAAAATCATTGAAAAGCTCCATCGTCTTCCGATTGCCCTTGTAGATAGACAAGGTAGTGGAGAAATGGTCAGCCGTGTAACGACAGATATCGAGCAGTTGGCAGCGGGTCTGAATATGATTTTCAACCAATTTTTCATAGGAGTTTTGATGATTTTGGTCAGCATCCTTGCTATGCTCCAAATCCATCTATTGATGACTCTCTTGGTTCTGCTCTTAACACCTCTGTCTATGGTCATTTCACGCTTTATCGCTAAGAAATCCTACCATCTCTTTCAAAAACAGACAGAGACTAGGGGGATTCAGACTCAGTTGATAGAAGAATCGCTCACCCAACAGAACATTATCCAGTCCTTCAATGCTCAGGAAGAATTTATCGAGAGACTTCATGAGGCAAATGACAACTACGCAGGTTATTCTCAGTCGGCTATCTTTTATTCATCGACAGTCAATCCTTCCACCCGTTTTGTCAATGCCCTCATTTATGCCCTACTAGCTGGTGTTGGAGCCTTGCGTATCATGGCGGGTTCTACTTTGACGGTTGGGCGTTTAGTGACCTTTTTGAACTATGTGCAGCAGTACACCAAGCCTTTTAACGATATTTCATCAGTCTTAGCCGAGTTGCAAAGCGCCTTAGCTTGTGCAGAACGTGTTTATGCTGTGTTAGAAAGTCTGGAGATTACAGAAACTGGTCAGGAAGAATTGACAAGTGAACAAGTCAAGGGTGCTATTTCCTTTAAACATGTTTCTTTTGGTTACAATCCTGAAAAGATCTTGATTAAGGATCTGTCTATTGATATTCCAGTTGGTAGTAAGGTTGCTATCGTTGGACCAACGGGTGCAGGGAAATCAACCCTCATCAATCTCCTCATGCGTTTTTATCCTATTAATTCAGGAGATATCTTGCTAGATGGTCATTCTATTTATGACTATACTAGAGCATCTCTTCGACAGCAGTTTGGAATGGTGCTTCAAGAAACTTGGCTCAAGCAGGGAACCATTCATGACAATATTGCCTTTGGAAATCCTGATGCTAGCCGAGAGCAGGTCATTGCAGCAGCCAAGGCAGCAAATGCGGATTTCTTTATCCAACAATTGCCCCAGGGATATGATACCAAGCTTGAAAATGCAGGGGAATCCTTGTCTGTTGGTCAGGCTCAGCTTTTAACCATTGCCCGCGTTTTTCTAGCCATTCCTAAGATTCTGATCTTAGACGAGGCGACTTCATCCATCGATACCCGGACAGAGGTGCTGGTTCAGGACGCCTTTGCCAAACTCATGAAAGGGCGGACAAGCTTTATCATTGCCCACCGTTTATCGACCATTCAAGATGCGGATTTGATTCTTGTCTTGGTCGATGGAGATATTGTCGAATATGGCAATCATGAGGAACTCATGACGAGAAAAGGCAAATACTATCAAATGCAGCAAGCAGCAGCTTTTAGCCCAGAATAA
- the msrB gene encoding peptide-methionine (R)-S-oxide reductase MsrB: protein MAEIYLAGGCFWGLEEYFSRISGVLQTSVGYANGHVETTNYQLIKETDHAETVQVIYDEMAVSLREILLYYFRVIDPLSVNQQGNDRGRQYRTGIYYLDEADLPTINTVVREQELLIGRKIAVEVEKLRHYILAEDYHQDYLKKNPGGYCHIDVKDAEKPLIDAANYEKPSQAVLRESLSEESYRVTQEAATEAPFTNAYDQAFEEGIYVDITTGEPLFFAKDKFASGCGWPSFSRPISKELIHYYQDLSHGMERIEVRSRSGNAHLGHVFTDGPQELGGLRYCINSASLRFIAKDEMEGAGYGYLLPYLNK from the coding sequence ATGGCAGAAATATATCTAGCAGGTGGTTGTTTTTGGGGCTTAGAGGAATACTTTTCCCGTATTTCTGGAGTGTTGCAAACTAGTGTTGGTTATGCCAATGGTCATGTAGAAACCACCAATTATCAATTGATTAAAGAAACAGATCATGCTGAGACTGTGCAAGTTATTTATGATGAAATGGCAGTCTCGCTTCGTGAGATTTTACTCTATTATTTCCGAGTTATCGATCCCCTTTCTGTCAACCAACAAGGGAATGACCGTGGTCGTCAATACCGCACAGGGATTTATTACCTAGATGAAGCTGATCTACCAACGATCAATACAGTAGTTCGCGAACAAGAACTCCTCATAGGTCGTAAAATTGCAGTGGAAGTGGAGAAGCTTCGCCACTATATCCTGGCTGAGGACTATCACCAAGACTATCTCAAGAAAAATCCTGGTGGCTATTGCCATATCGATGTGAAAGATGCAGAGAAACCACTGATAGACGCTGCTAACTATGAAAAGCCTAGTCAGGCAGTTTTACGAGAAAGTTTGTCAGAAGAGTCCTACCGAGTTACGCAAGAAGCTGCGACGGAAGCTCCCTTTACTAATGCTTATGACCAAGCTTTTGAGGAAGGGATTTATGTTGATATCACGACTGGTGAGCCCCTCTTCTTTGCCAAGGATAAGTTTGCTTCAGGCTGTGGTTGGCCAAGTTTTAGCCGACCAATCTCTAAAGAGCTTATCCATTACTATCAAGACTTGAGTCATGGTATGGAGCGAATTGAAGTCCGTTCACGTTCGGGTAATGCTCACTTGGGACATGTCTTTACAGATGGACCTCAGGAACTAGGTGGTTTACGCTATTGTATCAATTCTGCCTCTTTACGATTCATTGCTAAGGATGAAATGGAAGGGGCTGGCTACGGCTACCTGCTTCCATATTTGAATAAGTAA